The following coding sequences lie in one Deinococcus sp. YIM 134068 genomic window:
- a CDS encoding ABC transporter permease, with the protein MVPLALLLALQAVLPLVLLLVLSWTLRWYYPALLPGEWSARGWASLLSPESRLPEALGNSLWVAAASAALGTALACPAARALARRPDSPLRVPLLAPLLLPAFAAVMGVTVVFVRLGLTDTGAGVLLAHLIPVTPYAVALLTATFERHDGRLEEQARSLGARRAQVWCRVTLPAVWPGLGACLAVCFLVSWNEYLLTLMVGGGAVLTLPVLLVATTQGGDTALTAATALVTLLPPLLAYAALGTRFRVAGA; encoded by the coding sequence ATGGTCCCCCTGGCCCTCCTGCTGGCGCTTCAGGCCGTCCTGCCGCTCGTCCTGCTGCTCGTGCTGTCGTGGACGCTGCGCTGGTACTACCCGGCGCTGCTGCCGGGGGAATGGAGCGCGCGGGGCTGGGCGTCCCTCCTCTCCCCGGAGTCGCGGTTGCCGGAGGCGCTGGGAAACAGCCTGTGGGTGGCGGCGGCGAGTGCGGCCCTGGGTACGGCGCTCGCGTGCCCCGCCGCCCGCGCGCTCGCCCGTCGCCCGGACTCCCCCCTGCGGGTGCCCCTCCTCGCGCCGCTGCTGCTGCCCGCCTTCGCCGCCGTGATGGGCGTCACGGTGGTGTTCGTCCGGCTGGGCCTGACGGACACGGGCGCGGGCGTGCTGCTCGCGCACCTGATTCCGGTGACGCCCTACGCCGTGGCCCTCCTGACCGCCACCTTCGAGCGCCACGACGGGCGGCTGGAGGAACAGGCCCGCTCGCTGGGGGCGCGGCGGGCGCAGGTGTGGTGCCGCGTCACGCTGCCCGCCGTGTGGCCGGGCCTGGGGGCCTGCCTCGCCGTGTGCTTCCTCGTGTCGTGGAACGAGTACCTGCTCACGCTGATGGTGGGGGGCGGCGCGGTCCTTACCCTGCCCGTCCTCCTCGTCGCCACCACGCAGGGGGGCGACACGGCCCTCACGGCGGCCACCGCCCTCGTGACGCTGCTGCCGCCCCTGCTCGCCTACGCCGCGCTGGGGACGCGCTTCCGGGTGGCGGGCGCGTGA